The genomic segment CCGTGCGCCACGGGCCGTCCACATGGGCGGTTTCCAGCCGCACCTGCGCGGGGATGCGATCCCGCGCTTCGTCCACCCGGCCGGCAAAGGGGACTTTGCCCCCGGCGATGATCGCGATCTGTTCGCACAGCCTTTCGGCATGGGCGATGACATGGGTGGAGAAGATCACCGTAGTACCGTCATCGGCAAGGCGGCGGATCATCTGTTCCAGCTTGCCCTGATTGAGCGCGTCGAGGCCGGAAAACGGCTCGTCCAGCACAACCAGCTTCGGTTTGTGGACCAGCGTGCCCAGCAATTGCACCGTCTGCGCCATGCCTTTGGACAATTGCCGGATCTGGCGGTCCGCCGCGTGCCCCAACCCATGGCCTTCCAGCAATTCGCGGCCCCGTTCTCGCCCTTCCTTCAATGGCACACCGCGCAGGGCGCCCATGAAGGCGATTGCCTCATAGGCTTTCATGGAAGGATACAGCCCGCGTTCCTCAGGCAGATAGCCGATCAGCCGGGCGACATCGTGGGGGCGATCATGCCCCAGCACACGGCGGGTGCCTTCATCGGGATCAATGATGCCCAGCAACATGCGCAGGGTGGTGGTCTTACCCGCGCCGTTCGGACCGAGAATGCCGTAGATCGCACCTTCGGGGACGGCAATGTCCACCCCGTCGACGGCCAGAGTGCCGTCGAAGCGCTTCACCAGGCCGCGGGCTTCGATTGCCAGCGGTCTTGCATGGTTGTCCGCCGGTCGGGGTTCGCCTAGCTCGGTCTGCATGTGTGCGAG from the Erythrobacter sp. SG61-1L genome contains:
- a CDS encoding ATP-binding cassette domain-containing protein — translated: MQTELGEPRPADNHARPLAIEARGLVKRFDGTLAVDGVDIAVPEGAIYGILGPNGAGKTTTLRMLLGIIDPDEGTRRVLGHDRPHDVARLIGYLPEERGLYPSMKAYEAIAFMGALRGVPLKEGRERGRELLEGHGLGHAADRQIRQLSKGMAQTVQLLGTLVHKPKLVVLDEPFSGLDALNQGKLEQMIRRLADDGTTVIFSTHVIAHAERLCEQIAIIAGGKVPFAGRVDEARDRIPAQVRLETAHVDGPWRTALPANARHEGTFWYFDLPDTGIEPLLRALIEGEAGILSLSIERAGLHDAFVAIAGEAAARALEASPEEEGTRS